The following are encoded in a window of Magnolia sinica isolate HGM2019 chromosome 11, MsV1, whole genome shotgun sequence genomic DNA:
- the LOC131218628 gene encoding protein DMR6-LIKE OXYGENASE 2-like isoform X1, which produces MGCEVDWAFIQAVEHRPKPTIIEAGGIPLIDLSPLNSVGPDGPQSLSGLIAEVGSACRDWGFFQVINHGVPLDLQDQIKSASKDFFALSPEEKRRVRRDEVNPLGYYDTEHTKNVRDWKEVFDFAVQDPTEIPASHEADDQELQELRNQWPTYPPELREASTEYARAVEKLAFKLLELISLSLDLPADRLSGFFGEQTSFIRLNHYPPCPAPHLALGVGRHKDAGALTVLAQDDVGGLDVKRKTDGEWVRVKPIPDSYIINIGDIIQVWSNDRYESAEHRVSVNSGRERFSIPFFFNPAHHVMVKPLEELVSEENPTKYEEYNWGKFFKIRKLSNFKKLDVENIQISHFKISE; this is translated from the exons atgggttgtgaGGTTGATTGGGCGTTCATCCAGGCCGTAGAACACAGGCCCAAGCCCACAATCATCGAGGCGGGCGGAATTCCGCTGATCGATCTCTCACCGTTGAATTCTGTCGGTCCCGATGGCCCGCAGTCCCTTTCGGGCCTCATCGCAGAGGTGGGGTCCGCCTGTAGGGACTGGGGCTTCTTCCAAGTGATCAACCATGGCGTGCCGTTGGATCTTCAGGACCAAATCAAATCGGCATCGAAAGATTTCTTCGCACTGTCGCCGGAGGAGAAGCGGAGAGTACGACGCGACGAAGTGAATCCACTGGGCTACTACGATACCGAGCATACCAAGAACGTGAGAGATTGGAAGGAGGTTTTTGATTTTGCTGTCCAAGATCCAACGGAGATCCCAGCTTCCCATGAGGCTGATGATCAAGAACTGCAGGAGTTGAGGAATCAATGGCCCACCTATCCTCCTGAATTGAG AGAAGCATCCACGGAATACGCTCGAGCCGTGGAGAAGCTAGCATTCAAGTTACTTGAGCTCATCTCACTGAGCTTGGATTTGCCGGCCGATCGGTTGAGCGGTTTCTTTGGAGAACAAACGAGCTTTATCCGTCTCAATCACTACCCTCCTTGCCCTGCCCCACACCTCGCCCTGGGTGTTGGTCGCCATAAGGATGCTGGAGCTTTAACTGTCCTTGCTCAAGATGATGTGGGTGGACTTGATGTGAAGCGAAAAACAGATGGTGAGTGGGTCAGGGTCAAGCCAATACCGGATTCTTACATCATCAACATCGGCGACATCATTCAG GTTTGGAGCAACGATAGGTATGAAAGCGCAGAGCACCGTGTGTCGGTGAACTCAGGGAGAGAGAGATTCTCCATTCCTTTCTTCTTCAACCCTGCACACCATGTGATGGTGAAGCCTCTGGAAGAGCTGGTCAGTGAGGAGAATCCCACGAAGTATGAGGAATATAACTGGGGGAAGTTCTTCAAGATAAGGAAGCTGAGCAATTTCAAGAAGTTGGATGTTGAAAACATACAGATTTCTCATTTCAAGATATCTGAATGA
- the LOC131218628 gene encoding protein DMR6-LIKE OXYGENASE 2-like isoform X3: MGCEVDWAFIQAVEHRPKPTIIEAGGIPLIDLSPLNSVGPDGPQSLSGLIAEVGSACRDWGFFQVINHGVPLDLQDQIKSASKDFFALSPEEKRRVRRDEVNPLGYYDTEHTKNVRDWKEVFDFAVQDPTEIPASHEADDQELQELRNQWPTYPPELREASTEYARAVEKLAFKLLELISLSLDLPADRLSGFFGEQTSFIRLNHYPPCPAPHLALGVGRHKDAGALTVLAQDDVGGLDVKRKTDGEWVRVKPIPDSYIINIGDIIQFCKSPGALPTARETAYSKE; this comes from the exons atgggttgtgaGGTTGATTGGGCGTTCATCCAGGCCGTAGAACACAGGCCCAAGCCCACAATCATCGAGGCGGGCGGAATTCCGCTGATCGATCTCTCACCGTTGAATTCTGTCGGTCCCGATGGCCCGCAGTCCCTTTCGGGCCTCATCGCAGAGGTGGGGTCCGCCTGTAGGGACTGGGGCTTCTTCCAAGTGATCAACCATGGCGTGCCGTTGGATCTTCAGGACCAAATCAAATCGGCATCGAAAGATTTCTTCGCACTGTCGCCGGAGGAGAAGCGGAGAGTACGACGCGACGAAGTGAATCCACTGGGCTACTACGATACCGAGCATACCAAGAACGTGAGAGATTGGAAGGAGGTTTTTGATTTTGCTGTCCAAGATCCAACGGAGATCCCAGCTTCCCATGAGGCTGATGATCAAGAACTGCAGGAGTTGAGGAATCAATGGCCCACCTATCCTCCTGAATTGAG AGAAGCATCCACGGAATACGCTCGAGCCGTGGAGAAGCTAGCATTCAAGTTACTTGAGCTCATCTCACTGAGCTTGGATTTGCCGGCCGATCGGTTGAGCGGTTTCTTTGGAGAACAAACGAGCTTTATCCGTCTCAATCACTACCCTCCTTGCCCTGCCCCACACCTCGCCCTGGGTGTTGGTCGCCATAAGGATGCTGGAGCTTTAACTGTCCTTGCTCAAGATGATGTGGGTGGACTTGATGTGAAGCGAAAAACAGATGGTGAGTGGGTCAGGGTCAAGCCAATACCGGATTCTTACATCATCAACATCGGCGACATCATTCAG TTTTGCAAGAGTCCAGGAGCTCTGCCAACTGCAAGAGAAACAGCATATTCAAAAGAATGA
- the LOC131218628 gene encoding protein DMR6-LIKE OXYGENASE 2-like isoform X2, giving the protein MGCEVDWAFIQAVEHRPKPTIIEAGGIPLIDLSPLNSVGPDGPQSLSGLIAEVGSACRDWGFFQVINHGVPLDLQDQIKSASKDFFALSPEEKRRVRRDEVNPLGYYDTEHTKNVRDWKEVFDFAVQDPTEIPASHEADDQELQELRNQWPTYPPELREASTEYARAVEKLAFKLLELISLSLDLPADRLSGFFGEQTSFIRLNHYPPCPAPHLALGVGRHKDAGALTVLAQDDVGGLDVKRKTDGEWVRVKPIPDSYIINIGDIIQTNVIDFPLRHFSCMGHSRGTPSIGWSRYIGMRPIEYCLQSGT; this is encoded by the exons atgggttgtgaGGTTGATTGGGCGTTCATCCAGGCCGTAGAACACAGGCCCAAGCCCACAATCATCGAGGCGGGCGGAATTCCGCTGATCGATCTCTCACCGTTGAATTCTGTCGGTCCCGATGGCCCGCAGTCCCTTTCGGGCCTCATCGCAGAGGTGGGGTCCGCCTGTAGGGACTGGGGCTTCTTCCAAGTGATCAACCATGGCGTGCCGTTGGATCTTCAGGACCAAATCAAATCGGCATCGAAAGATTTCTTCGCACTGTCGCCGGAGGAGAAGCGGAGAGTACGACGCGACGAAGTGAATCCACTGGGCTACTACGATACCGAGCATACCAAGAACGTGAGAGATTGGAAGGAGGTTTTTGATTTTGCTGTCCAAGATCCAACGGAGATCCCAGCTTCCCATGAGGCTGATGATCAAGAACTGCAGGAGTTGAGGAATCAATGGCCCACCTATCCTCCTGAATTGAG AGAAGCATCCACGGAATACGCTCGAGCCGTGGAGAAGCTAGCATTCAAGTTACTTGAGCTCATCTCACTGAGCTTGGATTTGCCGGCCGATCGGTTGAGCGGTTTCTTTGGAGAACAAACGAGCTTTATCCGTCTCAATCACTACCCTCCTTGCCCTGCCCCACACCTCGCCCTGGGTGTTGGTCGCCATAAGGATGCTGGAGCTTTAACTGTCCTTGCTCAAGATGATGTGGGTGGACTTGATGTGAAGCGAAAAACAGATGGTGAGTGGGTCAGGGTCAAGCCAATACCGGATTCTTACATCATCAACATCGGCGACATCATTCAG ACCAATGTCATAGATTTCCCATTGCGCCATTTTTCATGTATGGGTCATTCAAGAGgtactccatccattggatggtcCAGGTACATTGGCATGCGACCAATTGAATATTGTTTACAAAGTGGTACTTGA